A genome region from Gemmatimonadaceae bacterium includes the following:
- a CDS encoding YdiU family protein: protein MPTSPLTFDNRFVRELPGDPDRTPERRQVRHAAWSHAAPTPVAAPRLVAHAPDVAALVGFSPADVAAPDFAAVFGGNALYDGMAPYAACYGGHQFGNWAGQLGDGRAITLGETVNASGERWELQLKGAGPTPYSRAADGRAVLRSSIREFLCSEAMFHLGVPTTRALSLVATGDRVLRDMFYDGNARLEPGAIVCRVAPSFIRFGNFEILAARGDLALLERLVAFTIARDFPHIDGDPASRRAQWFLEVCERTAVMVAHWMRVGFVHGVMNTDNMSILGLTIDYGPYGWLEDYDPDWTPNTTDAAGRRYRYGQQPAVAQWNLVQLANAIAPLFDGPDALQAGLDRYAGTFRHESGRMTRAKFGIVDAGEAEDALIAEAWTLLRDCALDFTRFFRALGDLPDVRTDTTDVVEQLGTVSYDAQRLDRHRAALADWLQRWHAALAPGDTAAARRARMHGVNPRFVLRNHLAQTAIERAEAGDESLVHTLLAVLRRPYDEVPDELAGMRPEWARHKPGSSMLSCSS, encoded by the coding sequence ATGCCCACGTCCCCGCTGACGTTCGACAACCGCTTCGTCCGGGAACTGCCCGGCGATCCCGACCGCACGCCCGAGCGTCGCCAGGTGCGGCACGCAGCGTGGAGCCATGCGGCACCCACCCCGGTTGCCGCGCCGCGCCTGGTGGCACATGCGCCGGATGTCGCGGCGCTGGTCGGCTTCTCGCCGGCGGACGTGGCTGCGCCGGATTTCGCGGCGGTCTTCGGCGGCAACGCCCTCTACGACGGCATGGCGCCGTACGCCGCCTGCTACGGCGGCCACCAGTTCGGGAACTGGGCGGGCCAGCTCGGTGATGGCCGCGCGATCACGCTCGGCGAGACCGTCAACGCCTCGGGCGAGCGGTGGGAGCTGCAGCTCAAGGGCGCCGGTCCCACCCCATACTCACGCGCGGCCGACGGACGCGCGGTGCTCCGCTCGTCCATCCGCGAGTTCCTGTGCAGCGAGGCGATGTTCCACCTCGGCGTGCCCACCACGCGCGCGCTCTCCCTCGTCGCCACCGGTGACCGCGTGCTGCGTGACATGTTCTACGACGGGAATGCGCGGCTCGAGCCGGGCGCGATCGTCTGCCGCGTGGCGCCGTCCTTCATCCGGTTCGGCAACTTCGAGATCCTCGCCGCCCGCGGTGACCTCGCGCTCCTGGAGCGGCTGGTGGCGTTCACCATCGCCCGCGACTTCCCGCACATCGACGGCGATCCCGCGTCCCGGCGCGCGCAGTGGTTCCTCGAGGTCTGCGAACGGACGGCGGTGATGGTCGCGCACTGGATGCGCGTCGGCTTCGTGCATGGCGTGATGAACACCGACAACATGTCGATCCTCGGCCTCACGATCGACTACGGACCGTACGGCTGGCTGGAGGACTACGATCCCGACTGGACGCCGAACACGACGGATGCCGCCGGCCGCCGCTATCGCTACGGGCAGCAGCCGGCCGTCGCGCAGTGGAACCTCGTGCAACTCGCCAACGCCATCGCGCCGCTCTTCGACGGCCCCGACGCGCTCCAGGCGGGGCTCGACCGCTATGCCGGCACCTTTCGCCACGAGTCCGGCCGGATGACCCGGGCCAAGTTCGGCATCGTCGACGCAGGCGAGGCGGAAGACGCGCTGATCGCCGAGGCGTGGACGCTGCTGCGGGACTGCGCGCTGGACTTCACCAGGTTCTTCCGTGCACTCGGCGACCTGCCGGACGTGCGCACCGACACGACCGACGTCGTCGAACAGCTCGGCACCGTCTCGTACGACGCGCAACGCCTCGACCGGCACCGCGCGGCGCTGGCGGACTGGCTGCAGCGATGGCACGCCGCCCTCGCCCCGGGCGACACGGCCGCGGCACGGCGGGCACGCATGCATGGCGTCAACCCGCGGTTCGTGCTGCGCAACCACCTCGCGCAGACGGCCATCGAACGCGCGGAAGCCGGCGACGAGTCGCTCGTCCACACCCTGCTCGCCGTGCTCCGGCGGCCGTACGACGAGGTGCCGGACGAGCTGGCGGGCATGCGCCCCGAGTGGGCGCGGCACAAGCCGGGCTCCTCGATGCTCTCGTGCAGTTCCTGA